A window of the Rhizobium sp. ACO-34A genome harbors these coding sequences:
- a CDS encoding ABC transporter substrate-binding protein, translated as MKHLLSSTCVVIGLLGGVSAVEAAECGSITIASMNWQSAEVLSNLDKFILNEGYGCEAEITVGDTVPTITSMAEKGEPDIAPEAWIDLLPDVVKKGTEEGRIVQVGSPLPDGGVQGWWIPKYIADAHPDIKTIPDVLKHPELFPDPEDASKGAVFNGPQGWGGTVVTAQYYKAFEAEKAGFTLVDTGSAAGLDGSIAKAYERKQGWVGYYWAPTALLGKYAMVKLEAGVPEDAAEWKRCNTVADCADPKPNAWPTDHVVTLVARSFSEKAGPEVMDYLAKRSWSNDTVNKLMAWMTDNQASGEEGARHFLEENADLWKNWVSPEAAKKIEAAL; from the coding sequence ATGAAGCATTTGTTGTCATCGACGTGTGTTGTTATTGGGCTGCTTGGGGGTGTGTCTGCTGTTGAGGCTGCGGAGTGCGGCAGCATCACGATCGCGAGCATGAACTGGCAGAGCGCGGAGGTCCTGTCGAACCTCGACAAGTTCATCCTGAACGAGGGCTATGGCTGCGAGGCCGAGATCACGGTCGGGGATACGGTTCCGACGATCACCTCGATGGCGGAGAAGGGCGAGCCGGATATCGCGCCGGAGGCCTGGATCGATCTCCTGCCGGACGTGGTCAAGAAGGGAACGGAAGAAGGCCGCATCGTGCAGGTCGGCTCGCCGCTTCCCGATGGCGGCGTGCAGGGCTGGTGGATCCCCAAATACATCGCCGACGCCCATCCCGACATCAAGACCATTCCCGACGTGCTGAAGCATCCCGAGCTGTTCCCGGATCCGGAAGACGCAAGCAAGGGCGCAGTCTTCAACGGGCCGCAGGGCTGGGGCGGCACGGTGGTCACCGCTCAATACTATAAGGCCTTCGAGGCCGAGAAGGCCGGCTTCACACTGGTCGATACCGGTTCGGCGGCAGGCCTCGACGGCTCCATCGCCAAGGCCTATGAGCGCAAGCAGGGCTGGGTCGGCTATTACTGGGCTCCCACCGCTTTGCTCGGCAAATACGCCATGGTCAAGCTCGAAGCCGGCGTTCCCGAGGACGCGGCCGAATGGAAGCGCTGCAACACGGTTGCCGACTGCGCCGATCCGAAGCCCAATGCCTGGCCGACCGACCATGTCGTGACGCTGGTCGCCAGGTCCTTCTCGGAAAAGGCCGGCCCCGAGGTGATGGACTATCTCGCCAAGCGCTCCTGGAGCAACGATACGGTCAACAAGCTGATGGCCTGGATGACCGACAATCAGGCGAGCGGCGAGGAAGGCGCCAGGCACTTCCTCGAGGAGAATGCCGACCTGTGGAAGAACTGGGTGAGCCCGGAAGCGGCCAAAAAGATCGAAGCTGCCCTCTAA
- a CDS encoding ABC transporter permease, with translation MDWFFKFPHMDDDTLRSLKKVIDEGFRGFTRAYGDTIEGFFAPLQQFLIASERFMTKTPWPVITLLILAIAFAATRSLKITLGCLATLLLIGYFDMWDDTMRTISMIFVCTVLSIAIGIPIGILMSRSDRVQRTISPILDVMQTMPSFVYLIPVVMLLGIGKVPGLIAVVIYAIPPMIRLTDLGIRLVDRDVLEAADAFGADGWQKLVKVQLPLALPTIMAGINQTIMMALAMVVIASMIGVQGLGQPVLKAIANQYFTLGIFNGLAIVGIAIMFDRVSQAYGKRLQKHREIVHG, from the coding sequence ATGGACTGGTTTTTTAAATTCCCGCATATGGACGACGACACCCTGCGCAGCCTGAAGAAGGTCATCGACGAGGGCTTTCGCGGCTTCACCCGCGCTTATGGCGACACGATCGAGGGCTTCTTCGCCCCCCTGCAGCAATTCCTGATCGCGTCCGAACGCTTCATGACCAAGACGCCCTGGCCGGTGATCACCCTGCTCATCCTGGCGATCGCCTTCGCCGCCACGCGCAGCCTGAAGATCACGCTTGGCTGTCTGGCCACCCTCCTGCTGATCGGCTACTTCGACATGTGGGACGACACGATGCGCACGATCTCGATGATCTTCGTCTGCACCGTGCTGTCGATCGCCATCGGCATTCCGATCGGCATCCTGATGTCGCGCTCCGACCGGGTGCAGCGCACGATCAGCCCGATCCTCGACGTCATGCAGACCATGCCGAGCTTCGTCTACCTGATCCCCGTCGTCATGCTGCTGGGCATTGGCAAGGTGCCGGGCCTGATCGCGGTGGTCATCTATGCCATCCCGCCGATGATCCGGCTGACCGATCTCGGCATCCGGCTGGTCGACAGGGACGTGCTGGAGGCGGCTGATGCTTTCGGTGCTGACGGCTGGCAGAAGCTCGTCAAGGTGCAGCTGCCGCTGGCCCTGCCGACCATCATGGCCGGCATCAACCAGACCATCATGATGGCGCTTGCCATGGTGGTCATCGCCTCGATGATCGGCGTGCAGGGGCTGGGACAGCCGGTGCTCAAGGCCATCGCCAACCAGTACTTCACCCTCGGCATCTTCAACGGTCTCGCCATCGTCGGCATCGCCATCATGTTCGACCGTGTCAGCCAGGCCTATGGCAAGCGGCTGCAGAAGCACCGGGAGATCGTCCATGGCTGA
- a CDS encoding proline/glycine betaine ABC transporter ATP-binding protein has product MAEHAFGGIRIRHLYKIFGPNAAAHIEAVRNGLTKAELNARYGHVLGLRDINIEMPSGSIQVIMGLSGSGKSTLIRHINRLIDPTAGEVLVDGADVVRMPEAELREFRRHQTAMVFQKFALLPHRNVLDNTIFGLEVQGLPRQKSLDTAMRWLERVGLKGFEQKYPNQLSGGMQQRVGLARALANDAPVLLMDEAYSALDPLIRMDMQTVLLDLQKEIRKTIVFITHDLDEALRLGDRIAILRDGEVIQQGTSQDIVLRPADAYVENFVREVNRARVIHVEAVMDPLDGADTSNTPDTSGTPRIPADITIEDAVRILSDTPRTQAIVTDPTGKPIGKLDLHKLLKAMVSPKH; this is encoded by the coding sequence ATGGCTGAGCATGCCTTCGGCGGCATCCGGATCCGCCATCTCTACAAGATCTTCGGCCCCAATGCCGCGGCCCATATCGAGGCCGTCAGGAACGGCCTCACCAAGGCGGAGCTCAATGCCAGATACGGCCATGTTCTCGGGCTTCGCGACATCAACATCGAGATGCCCTCGGGCTCCATCCAGGTCATCATGGGGCTTTCCGGCTCGGGCAAGTCGACGCTCATCCGCCATATCAACCGGCTGATCGATCCGACCGCCGGCGAGGTTCTGGTCGACGGCGCCGATGTGGTGAGGATGCCGGAGGCGGAGCTGCGCGAGTTCCGCCGTCACCAGACGGCGATGGTGTTCCAGAAGTTCGCGCTGCTTCCTCATCGCAACGTGCTCGACAACACCATCTTCGGCCTGGAGGTTCAGGGGCTGCCGCGCCAGAAGAGCCTCGATACGGCGATGCGCTGGCTCGAGCGGGTGGGCCTGAAGGGGTTCGAGCAGAAATACCCCAACCAGCTTTCCGGCGGCATGCAGCAGCGTGTCGGCCTGGCGCGGGCGCTGGCCAATGACGCGCCGGTTCTCCTGATGGACGAAGCCTATTCGGCGCTCGATCCGCTGATCCGCATGGACATGCAGACGGTTCTGCTCGACCTGCAGAAGGAGATCCGCAAGACCATCGTGTTCATCACCCACGATCTCGACGAGGCCCTCAGGCTCGGCGACCGGATCGCCATCCTGCGCGACGGCGAGGTGATCCAGCAGGGCACCAGCCAGGACATCGTGCTGCGCCCCGCCGACGCCTATGTCGAGAACTTCGTCCGGGAAGTGAACCGGGCACGCGTCATCCATGTCGAGGCCGTCATGGACCCGCTCGACGGCGCCGACACATCCAACACGCCCGACACATCCGGCACCCCCCGCATCCCCGCCGACATCACCATCGAAGACGCCGTCCGGATCCTCTCCGATACCCCCCGCACCCAGGCAATCGTCACCGACCCGACCGGAAAACCGATCGGTAAACTCGACCTCCACAAACTCCTCAAGGCCATGGTGAGCCCAAAACATTGA
- a CDS encoding oxidoreductase — protein sequence MTTPFPKTFSEISLAGHTLRNRIVFGAHTANMSVDGLPGDQTIAYYVERAIGGAAMIVVEPMPVHPATVLTRGNFRACDDSVIPAFRKLTDSVKRHGAVIVQQLYHVGSHGDSDLSFHPHWSPSGGPSYHDSDGSHAMTEAEIEETIEAFVAAARRCQAAGFDGVEVWAAYGGLVDQFWTPFYNHREDRWGGSLENRTRFSREILSRIRHACGPDFIIGLTVSDEPGCPTALNRDQLTEIVAGLDEEGLIDYVTCGSGGYFDYGSLMPTFLYPERLGAELSARLKKVVTHALVTSESHIRTPENAEITIGEGAADLVSIVRGQIADPHLANKARLGTPEDIRGCLSCNQMCWGRRSRDYWISCLINPSVGREAEWGGDRFEPVERPQSVLVVGGGPAGLEAARVAAERGHRVVLAEASDRLGGAFRLAGEQPRRAQILDLVRWYETRFEKLGVDVRLNTYIEGADVIDMGADVVILATGSLPLDTGFQKALPDRPSLEGIEQGNVFSAESVMARQARLGNRIVLVDEIGGWKGCGTAWKLAEQGHQVVLVTPDALVGKELQRTSADIPLRRTLSRLGVQFRTETSVESWQGNSATLLSHLTGAREVVDADSLVFSTTNVAANWLALELAELGVAFVEIGDGVAPRQAPYAFYEGRRAGMAIAAAGNVSRLNEVA from the coding sequence ATGACGACGCCATTTCCCAAGACTTTCTCCGAAATCTCGCTTGCCGGTCATACCCTGCGCAACAGGATCGTTTTCGGAGCCCACACAGCCAACATGTCCGTGGATGGCCTCCCGGGCGACCAGACGATCGCATATTATGTCGAACGGGCGATCGGCGGTGCCGCGATGATCGTCGTCGAGCCCATGCCGGTTCATCCGGCGACGGTGCTGACGCGGGGCAACTTTCGCGCATGCGACGATTCAGTTATCCCGGCATTCCGGAAACTGACCGACAGCGTGAAACGGCACGGCGCCGTCATCGTCCAGCAGCTCTATCACGTCGGCAGCCATGGCGATTCCGATCTGTCGTTTCATCCCCACTGGTCGCCGTCCGGAGGGCCGAGCTATCACGACAGCGACGGCTCCCACGCCATGACCGAGGCGGAAATCGAGGAAACCATCGAAGCCTTCGTCGCCGCCGCGCGGCGCTGTCAGGCGGCAGGTTTCGACGGCGTCGAAGTGTGGGCAGCCTATGGGGGATTGGTCGACCAGTTCTGGACGCCGTTCTACAACCATCGCGAAGATCGCTGGGGCGGCAGCCTCGAGAACAGAACCAGGTTTTCGAGGGAGATCCTGAGCCGCATACGACACGCCTGCGGCCCCGACTTCATCATCGGCCTGACCGTCAGCGACGAGCCTGGCTGTCCGACGGCTCTCAACCGCGACCAGTTGACGGAGATCGTCGCGGGCCTCGACGAGGAGGGGCTGATCGACTACGTGACCTGCGGATCGGGCGGATATTTCGACTATGGCAGTCTGATGCCCACCTTTCTCTATCCGGAGCGATTGGGAGCCGAGCTTTCCGCACGGTTGAAGAAGGTCGTAACCCACGCCCTTGTGACGTCGGAAAGCCATATCCGGACACCTGAGAATGCGGAAATCACGATCGGCGAGGGGGCTGCCGATCTGGTCTCCATCGTCCGCGGCCAGATTGCCGATCCGCATCTTGCCAACAAGGCGCGACTTGGTACGCCCGAGGATATTCGCGGCTGTCTTTCCTGCAACCAGATGTGCTGGGGCAGGCGTTCGCGCGACTACTGGATCAGCTGTCTCATCAATCCATCGGTCGGGCGCGAGGCGGAATGGGGCGGCGACCGGTTCGAGCCTGTGGAACGCCCGCAAAGCGTGCTGGTGGTCGGCGGTGGACCGGCAGGACTGGAGGCTGCGCGCGTGGCGGCGGAAAGGGGACATCGGGTCGTGCTTGCGGAAGCGTCGGACCGGCTGGGCGGCGCGTTCCGTCTTGCCGGCGAGCAGCCCCGGCGGGCGCAGATCCTGGATCTTGTCCGCTGGTACGAAACCCGCTTCGAAAAGCTCGGCGTCGATGTCCGCCTGAACACCTATATCGAGGGAGCCGACGTCATCGACATGGGTGCCGACGTCGTCATCCTGGCAACCGGTTCCCTGCCGCTGGACACCGGATTTCAGAAGGCACTGCCCGATCGCCCGTCGCTCGAAGGTATCGAGCAGGGAAACGTGTTTTCCGCCGAAAGCGTCATGGCCCGTCAGGCAAGGCTCGGCAACCGCATCGTGCTGGTGGACGAAATCGGCGGTTGGAAAGGCTGCGGCACAGCCTGGAAGCTCGCCGAACAGGGGCATCAGGTCGTGCTGGTGACGCCGGATGCACTGGTGGGAAAGGAGCTGCAGCGAACGTCCGCGGATATTCCTCTGCGCCGCACGCTGAGCAGGCTCGGGGTTCAGTTCCGGACGGAAACCAGCGTCGAAAGCTGGCAAGGCAATTCGGCAACCCTTCTCTCTCACCTGACGGGAGCCAGAGAGGTGGTCGATGCCGACAGTCTCGTCTTTTCAACCACGAATGTGGCGGCCAACTGGCTCGCTCTGGAACTGGCGGAACTCGGCGTGGCGTTCGTCGAGATCGGCGATGGCGTTGCGCCAAGACAGGCTCCCTACGCTTTTTACGAGGGAAGACGCGCCGGAATGGCGATTGCAGCAGCAGGAAACGTCAGCCGATTGAACGAGGTCGCATGA
- a CDS encoding ABC transporter substrate-binding protein — protein MKGLLAISATILVTGLASGAHAECGTVTVANMNWQSGELLANVDKFVLEHGFGCQVEFVPGDTVPTITSMVEKGQPDIAGESWVDLVPEIVKRGTDEHRIVNIGPALSDGGIQGWYVPKYIVDAHPDIRTVDDALAHPELFPAPENASKGAVFNGPSGSGGSVVSAQLFKAYDGAAKGFELVDPGTQAGLDGAMSKAYERKEGWMGYYWSPTALLGKYAMVRLDAGVPHSAEEWKRCNTVADCSDPRKNEWPKDNVVTLVSQKLAESGNAGVIDYLRKRSWTNDTVSSVMAWMTDTQASGEDGARYFFKEHPEVWKTWLGADVAEKISAGL, from the coding sequence ATGAAAGGCTTACTGGCAATCTCGGCAACCATTCTCGTCACCGGCCTTGCATCCGGCGCGCATGCCGAATGCGGAACGGTCACCGTGGCCAACATGAACTGGCAAAGTGGCGAATTGCTCGCCAATGTCGATAAATTCGTTCTTGAACATGGTTTCGGCTGTCAGGTCGAGTTCGTGCCCGGAGATACGGTGCCGACGATCACCTCGATGGTCGAAAAGGGGCAGCCCGATATCGCCGGCGAGTCCTGGGTCGATCTGGTGCCGGAGATCGTGAAACGAGGCACCGACGAGCACAGAATTGTAAATATCGGACCGGCCTTGTCCGACGGCGGCATTCAGGGCTGGTACGTGCCGAAGTATATCGTCGACGCCCACCCCGACATCCGAACCGTCGATGACGCCCTTGCGCATCCGGAGCTTTTTCCGGCTCCGGAGAATGCATCGAAGGGAGCCGTCTTCAACGGCCCGTCCGGGTCGGGCGGCTCGGTCGTCAGCGCCCAGCTCTTCAAGGCCTATGACGGTGCGGCAAAGGGTTTCGAGCTGGTCGATCCCGGAACCCAGGCCGGTCTGGACGGAGCGATGTCGAAGGCCTATGAGCGCAAGGAGGGATGGATGGGCTATTACTGGTCGCCGACCGCGCTCCTCGGGAAATATGCGATGGTCCGGCTCGATGCAGGCGTCCCGCACAGCGCCGAGGAATGGAAGCGCTGCAATACGGTTGCGGATTGCAGCGATCCCCGGAAAAACGAGTGGCCGAAGGATAACGTCGTGACCCTCGTCTCGCAGAAGCTGGCCGAGAGCGGGAACGCCGGCGTCATCGATTATCTGCGCAAGCGGTCCTGGACGAACGACACCGTCAGCTCGGTCATGGCCTGGATGACCGACACTCAGGCAAGCGGTGAGGACGGCGCCAGGTATTTCTTCAAGGAGCATCCGGAGGTCTGGAAAACATGGCTCGGCGCGGATGTGGCCGAGAAGATCTCCGCCGGCCTTTGA
- a CDS encoding AraC family transcriptional regulator, protein MQRDYSQLGPSKAAPEVISPLRVGIVVTPNFTLMPLACLTDFLRLAGDEGDFSRRIYCDWDLLSHDLEPVTSSCGLEMKPTRTYPDPREYDFIVVHGGILHGDHRTPRELYDFIVEAARLGVPVAGNCSGSFLLAEAGLLSGKRCAVHFSLAGPLRQNFPDIIPITDVPVVADGNIITCPGGLASIKLAMYLVSGACGESRAHKAVHYLLGDHGFEKEGTIEQQDLGMKCEDRRVVNAIGLMRQKMYELCSIAEIAAGVGTSERELSRLFQKHLKVAPSQYWRQMRLRAAKWMVLNSDRSIAQIAYECGFTDCAHLVNWFRRIYHVTPAKLRRSHRQLGIR, encoded by the coding sequence TTGCAACGCGACTACTCGCAGCTGGGACCGAGCAAAGCGGCGCCCGAGGTGATCTCGCCATTGCGCGTGGGAATTGTCGTCACGCCGAATTTCACCTTGATGCCGCTGGCCTGCCTCACGGATTTCCTCCGGCTTGCGGGCGACGAAGGCGATTTCAGCAGACGGATCTATTGTGACTGGGATCTGCTTTCGCACGATCTCGAGCCCGTGACATCAAGCTGCGGGCTGGAGATGAAGCCCACTCGGACTTACCCGGATCCACGAGAATACGATTTCATCGTCGTGCATGGCGGCATCCTTCACGGAGACCACAGGACCCCGCGGGAGCTTTATGATTTCATCGTCGAGGCAGCCCGCCTCGGCGTGCCCGTGGCCGGCAATTGCTCGGGCAGCTTCCTGTTGGCGGAAGCGGGGCTGCTGTCGGGAAAGAGATGCGCGGTCCACTTCTCGCTCGCGGGACCGTTGAGGCAGAATTTTCCGGATATCATTCCGATTACGGACGTGCCGGTGGTCGCCGACGGAAATATCATAACCTGTCCCGGCGGACTGGCATCGATAAAGCTCGCCATGTACCTCGTATCGGGCGCCTGCGGGGAATCCCGGGCGCACAAGGCCGTCCACTACCTGCTCGGTGACCACGGCTTTGAGAAGGAAGGCACGATCGAGCAGCAGGATCTCGGCATGAAGTGCGAAGACCGTCGCGTGGTGAATGCGATCGGCCTCATGCGACAGAAGATGTACGAACTCTGTTCGATCGCCGAGATCGCGGCTGGCGTCGGCACCTCTGAACGGGAATTATCCAGGCTCTTCCAGAAACACCTGAAGGTCGCGCCAAGCCAGTATTGGCGACAGATGCGTCTGAGAGCCGCCAAATGGATGGTTCTCAACAGCGATCGCTCCATAGCCCAGATCGCCTATGAATGCGGGTTCACGGACTGCGCGCATCTGGTGAACTGGTTCAGGCGCATCTACCATGTGACACCGGCAAAGCTT